In the genome of Acidobacteriota bacterium, one region contains:
- a CDS encoding electron transfer flavoprotein subunit alpha/FixB family protein, producing the protein MANAILVFIEHVDGKLNKASLEAVRAAQLISAQTGQETEAVVLGNGIGALAQEIAGKKLNRVYTVESEWLKSYTADGYTQALKQVIAQLQPALVLLTHTYEARDFAPKLAAAHKKALLGDNVAYKHEGGELVFTRQVFQGKLAADVVPVGDAPHFASFQIGSFRGDECEAGNASVEALTVNLDAAGVRQQPEERFKEAKAAVDLTQAPLIVSVGRGIKEQKNIEIVKKLAAAMGAEIAASRPICDNDWLPMDRQVGSSGQTVAPKLYLAVGISGAIQHLVGMKGARTIVAINKDAEAPIFEIADYGIVGDLFEIVPALTAEAEKLKG; encoded by the coding sequence ATGGCAAACGCAATTTTAGTTTTCATCGAACACGTTGACGGGAAGCTCAACAAAGCTTCGCTCGAAGCCGTGCGCGCGGCGCAACTCATTAGCGCGCAAACCGGCCAAGAAACCGAAGCCGTCGTGCTGGGCAATGGCATCGGCGCGCTGGCCCAGGAAATCGCGGGCAAAAAGCTCAACCGCGTTTACACCGTCGAGAGCGAATGGCTGAAGTCGTATACCGCCGATGGGTACACACAGGCATTGAAACAAGTCATCGCCCAATTGCAACCGGCGCTGGTGTTATTGACGCATACGTATGAAGCCCGCGATTTCGCGCCGAAGTTGGCAGCCGCGCACAAGAAGGCGTTGTTGGGCGACAACGTTGCTTATAAACACGAGGGCGGCGAACTCGTTTTCACGCGCCAGGTCTTCCAGGGCAAGCTGGCCGCCGATGTCGTGCCGGTCGGCGACGCGCCGCATTTCGCCAGCTTCCAAATTGGTTCGTTCCGGGGCGATGAATGCGAAGCGGGCAACGCGTCCGTCGAAGCTTTGACCGTCAATCTGGATGCCGCTGGCGTGCGGCAGCAGCCGGAAGAACGCTTCAAGGAAGCCAAAGCCGCCGTTGACCTGACGCAAGCGCCGCTGATCGTTTCGGTCGGGCGCGGCATCAAGGAACAGAAAAACATCGAAATCGTCAAAAAACTGGCCGCAGCGATGGGCGCCGAAATCGCGGCTTCGCGTCCGATTTGCGACAACGACTGGTTGCCGATGGATCGTCAGGTCGGTTCGTCCGGCCAAACCGTCGCGCCGAAGCTCTATCTCGCTGTCGGCATTTCCGGCGCGATTCAGCATCTGGTCGGCATGAAAGGCGCGCGCACCATCGTCGCGATCAACAAAGACGCCGAAGCGCCGATCTTCGAGATCGCCGATTACGGCATCGTGGGCGATTTGTTCGAGATCGTGCCCGCGCTGACGGCGGAAGCCGAAAAGCTGAAAGGCTAA